The nucleotide sequence CCCGAGACAAAACCAAACCGACTGTATAGTGGACTGTAGTCGTCCTTTATCCTGGTAAGTGCCGATGTAAGCGATGGTAATGGGTAACATCGATAACATACAGGGAGTTAAGCTGGTTACTAAGCCGGCCAGAAAAATCACTCCCACGCTTAACAAGCTAAGATGGGATAGTTGGCCAGAAACAACACGGTTAGCAAATTGTTCTAGAAAATAAAGTTGGGTTTGTATACTGTCAAGCATCTGGACTTAAAACTAGCTCTGGTTGCATTGTAACTTAGTCATCTTAGACAATGTTTAGCAAGAGATTTATTTAGAGGACGATCAGACTATGGTTTTATTCGGATTTAAGAAAAAAGTAAGTTTACCGACCAAAGAAGAAGCCTTACCCGGACGCAAACAAGAAATGCCGGTTCCGGCGGCCCATTATGTTAATGGACATCCCCTTAAACCCCCGTTTCCCGAAGGAATGGAAATGGCGATCTTTGGGTTAGGATGTTTCTGGGGCGCAGAACGCAAATTTTGGCAGTTAGAGGGAGTCTATAGCACTGCGGTAGGTTATGCTGGCGGTTATACTCCTAATCCAACTTATGAAGAAGTCTGTAGCGGCTTAACCGGACACAATGAGGTAGTTTTAGTGGTTTATGACCCTAAAATCATCAGTTACGAAACGCTGTTAAAAGTCTTTTGGGAAAGTCATGACCCTACCCAAGGAATGCGGCAAGGTAATGATGTAGGGACACAATACCGTTCAGGAATTTATGTATTTTCTGAAGAACAAAAAAAATTAGCCGAGTCGACGCGGGATATGTATCAAAAAGCTTTAAGTAAGGCTAAGTATGGTCAAATTACTAGCGAAATTCTGGACGCGCCGGACTTTTATTACGCTGAATCTTATCACCAACAGTATCTAGCTAAAAATCCTAATGGATACTGTGGATTAGGCGGCACTAAAGTCGAATGTCCCATCGGTTTAGATGTAACCTCTCATTAATTTTTGTTCCCTATAAGCTCGGGGAAAAATACCAGCTTATAGGGGCAAATTTTAG is from Gloeothece verrucosa PCC 7822 and encodes:
- the msrA gene encoding peptide-methionine (S)-S-oxide reductase MsrA — its product is MVLFGFKKKVSLPTKEEALPGRKQEMPVPAAHYVNGHPLKPPFPEGMEMAIFGLGCFWGAERKFWQLEGVYSTAVGYAGGYTPNPTYEEVCSGLTGHNEVVLVVYDPKIISYETLLKVFWESHDPTQGMRQGNDVGTQYRSGIYVFSEEQKKLAESTRDMYQKALSKAKYGQITSEILDAPDFYYAESYHQQYLAKNPNGYCGLGGTKVECPIGLDVTSH